The Anaerolineae bacterium genomic sequence AGCCGAGTGCGCTGAGGGCATGCATCGCTGGGCGGATCAGCATCGTATCGCGCGGGCTTACAAGAAGAACGAACAGGCTTTCATTGAAGCCTTCAACGGCACGCTGCGCCGTGAGGAGTTTGGCGCTCTCAAGTTCCGGGGCGATGAATTGGAGCTGGCCCAGCAGTATGCCGATGCTTTTCTCGACTACTATCACCACCGGCGCCCCCATCTCTCACTCGGCATGCTCACGCCCGCTCGTTTCGCTGAGTCGCATTTGCCTTGAGAGAATGCGCCTCCTTGTCGTTTGGCTGCCATTGTCCTACATTAGAGTTTCACATGCGATTGCCCTACTGCTTGGGCTGCTTAGGCCGTGTTTGATCGTACTTGCATT encodes the following:
- a CDS encoding transposase produces the protein AECAEGMHRWADQHRIARAYKKNEQAFIEAFNGTLRREEFGALKFRGDELELAQQYADAFLDYYHHRRPHLSLGMLTPARFAESHLP